One genomic segment of Clostridium saccharoperbutylacetonicum N1-4(HMT) includes these proteins:
- a CDS encoding toll/interleukin-1 receptor domain-containing protein, whose translation MNIPKVFISYAHDTEQFADKVLEFSNTLRSYNIDANIDQYEECPPEGWPRWMDNQIENSDYVLIVCTQLYYDKVMNFNSGEGKGVNWELNIIYQHLYESCCNNTKFIPIIFNDYNTIKILKPLQSSTYYYVDREKDFKKLCNRLKGIKNTIKPPLGEVEENIVQPKERKNMFVTSMIDLKSWDKAKWRGVAYMFDPKNEAPPIMGLLYKDKESASKIFKDWKRNCGDNVFNDIEISIIEKKNIGSCDGYFVHITSNIDKCIKRAEKQGFLMDETLFAVISRYQYMDINMFTNYLAIFKKQLEVKKEFYIVPAVVSNEDKEITMGNIEFGTHLKIKMNNIKFMNFEDVTENDIEYCVVKMPNYNL comes from the coding sequence ATGAATATACCAAAAGTATTTATATCATATGCACATGATACAGAACAATTTGCTGATAAAGTATTAGAGTTTTCTAATACTTTAAGGAGTTATAACATAGATGCAAATATTGACCAATATGAAGAGTGCCCACCAGAAGGATGGCCAAGATGGATGGATAATCAAATTGAGAATTCAGATTATGTGCTTATTGTATGTACACAGTTATATTATGATAAGGTAATGAATTTTAATTCTGGAGAAGGAAAAGGTGTAAATTGGGAGTTAAATATTATATACCAACATTTATATGAATCATGTTGCAATAATACGAAATTTATACCAATAATATTTAATGATTATAATACAATAAAAATATTGAAGCCGCTACAAAGTTCAACATATTATTATGTAGATAGAGAAAAGGATTTTAAGAAGTTATGCAATAGGCTAAAAGGCATAAAAAATACTATAAAACCACCGCTTGGAGAGGTAGAAGAAAATATAGTACAACCAAAAGAAAGAAAAAATATGTTTGTTACCTCAATGATTGACTTAAAATCTTGGGATAAGGCGAAATGGAGAGGTGTTGCATATATGTTTGATCCTAAAAATGAAGCACCACCTATAATGGGGTTATTATACAAAGATAAAGAAAGTGCAAGTAAGATATTTAAAGACTGGAAAAGAAATTGTGGAGATAATGTATTTAATGATATAGAAATTTCTATAATTGAAAAAAAGAATATAGGTAGTTGTGATGGATACTTTGTACATATAACTAGCAATATAGATAAATGCATAAAAAGAGCAGAAAAACAAGGATTTTTGATGGATGAAACTTTATTTGCAGTGATTTCAAGATATCAATATATGGATATAAATATGTTTACTAATTATCTTGCTATATTTAAAAAGCAATTAGAGGTGAAAAAGGAATTCTATATAGTTCCTGCAGTTGTAAGTAATGAGGATAAAGAAATCACAATGGGAAATATTGAATTTGGAACACACTTAAAAATTAAGATGAATAATATTAAATTTATGAATTTTGAAGATGTAACTGAAAATGATATTGAATACTGTGTGGTGAAAATGCCTAATTATAACTTATAG
- a CDS encoding PLP-dependent aminotransferase family protein — protein MIVLDIDSKTPLYLQIYNQLKDQIISGEIIAGSKLPSTRKLSIQLNVSRNTVESAYMQLSSEGYIGSKAGSGFFSLKLDNSFISNLKNKNMSSQKIEPNTQKNSSLSNDIYNSFDNSSDDYYQYNFEYGKLSASDFPLRIWKRISNKCLSNLNAEDMISYGSRTGENELQIEIMNYLKRSRGVTCKSEQIIISSGMGYCLSLLCQLFREDFNQIALEDPGYTGAKDIFINNGYKVNPINLEADGIDINELENSKSRIVYVTPSHQFPTGVVIPIAKRLKLLDWAIRNQGIIIEDDYDSEFKYNSKPIPSIQSIDSNGTVIYIGTFSKALSPSLRINYMVLPNNLLEKFHQNFKMYQSPVPLLEQKIIQQFIKLGHYERHLRKIYLINKRKYNILINAIKEFLGQNVTIHAQNAGLHILLEVNNGLTEKVLIETAKNCSVRVYPVSLFWMQKHKYKDNMVLLGFGSMLEQDIVDGIKLLKKAWFDNMY, from the coding sequence ATGATTGTATTAGATATTGATTCAAAAACTCCATTGTACTTACAAATTTATAATCAATTAAAAGATCAGATAATTTCCGGTGAAATTATAGCTGGTAGTAAACTCCCTTCAACGCGAAAGTTGTCAATCCAATTGAATGTTAGCAGAAACACAGTAGAAAGTGCATATATGCAGCTTTCATCGGAAGGTTATATTGGAAGTAAAGCTGGCAGCGGATTTTTTTCTCTAAAATTAGATAATTCTTTTATATCTAATCTAAAAAATAAAAATATGTCATCTCAGAAAATAGAACCTAATACACAAAAAAACAGTAGCCTCTCTAATGACATTTATAATTCCTTTGATAATAGCTCAGATGACTATTATCAATATAATTTTGAATATGGCAAATTAAGTGCTTCTGATTTTCCTTTACGCATATGGAAAAGAATATCAAATAAATGCTTATCTAATTTAAATGCTGAAGATATGATATCATATGGTTCCCGTACCGGAGAAAATGAATTGCAAATAGAAATTATGAACTATTTAAAAAGATCCAGAGGAGTAACTTGTAAATCAGAACAGATAATTATTTCTTCTGGCATGGGCTATTGTTTAAGTCTGTTATGCCAATTATTTAGGGAAGATTTTAACCAAATTGCATTAGAAGATCCAGGTTATACTGGAGCAAAAGATATCTTCATTAATAATGGATATAAAGTAAACCCTATAAATTTAGAAGCAGATGGAATTGATATTAATGAATTAGAAAATAGTAAATCAAGAATTGTGTATGTAACACCATCACATCAATTTCCTACTGGCGTTGTTATACCAATTGCCAAAAGATTAAAATTGCTGGATTGGGCAATAAGAAATCAAGGAATTATAATAGAAGACGATTATGATAGCGAATTTAAATATAATTCAAAGCCTATTCCATCAATTCAAAGCATTGATTCTAATGGAACAGTTATATATATAGGAACCTTTTCAAAAGCATTATCGCCAAGCTTACGCATTAATTATATGGTCTTGCCAAATAATTTATTAGAAAAGTTTCATCAAAATTTTAAAATGTATCAATCCCCAGTCCCATTACTTGAACAGAAAATAATTCAACAATTTATAAAGCTAGGACATTATGAAAGACATTTACGTAAAATATATCTAATAAATAAGAGAAAGTATAATATCTTAATAAATGCTATTAAAGAGTTTCTTGGCCAAAATGTCACCATTCATGCTCAGAATGCTGGTTTACATATTCTACTAGAAGTTAATAACGGATTAACAGAGAAAGTTCTGATAGAAACAGCTAAAAATTGCTCAGTTCGAGTCTATCCAGTTTCATTATTTTGGATGCAAAAACATAAATATAAAGATAATATGGTTCTCCTTGGTTTTGGCTCAATGCTAGAACAAGATATTGTTGATGGAATAAAACTTCTAAAGAAAGCTTGGTTCGATAATATGTATTAG
- a CDS encoding NAD(P)/FAD-dependent oxidoreductase: protein MNYDVIIVGAGPAGIFTAFELNKLKPEAKILLIEEGKRIENRKCPKEKTKECVSCKPNCHITSGFSGAGAFSDGKLSLSHEVGGDLPNIVGNDLAQEYIEYTDSIYLSFGADTKVEGLGNNEAIKEIRRKAIQAGLKLVDCPIRHLGTEKAQEIYLKIQNHLLEHGIEIKFDTKVKNLLIEDSKIAGVLIADSSKIENEEEVYAEKVVAATGRKGADWLKDMCIKHNIDHSAGPVDIGVRVELRNEVMESVNNVLYESKLIGYPAPFKNKVRTFCQNPGGFVSQENYDNNLAIVNGHSYKNKKSENTNLAILSSHSFSKPFNQPIEYGKKVAELVNMLGNGKILVQRYGDILDGKRTWEKELYQSNLRHTLVDAEAGDLTSAIPYRTMTNILNFIQAMDVVVPGFASPETLLYGPEIKFYSNRIVLDKSFETNIKGLHCLGDSSGWTRGLMMASAMGVMMGRML, encoded by the coding sequence ATGAATTATGATGTAATAATAGTAGGAGCAGGTCCAGCAGGAATTTTTACTGCATTTGAATTAAATAAGTTAAAACCAGAAGCTAAAATTCTTTTAATTGAAGAAGGAAAAAGAATTGAAAATAGAAAGTGTCCTAAAGAAAAAACTAAAGAATGTGTTTCATGTAAGCCAAATTGTCATATAACATCAGGTTTTTCAGGGGCAGGTGCCTTTTCAGATGGAAAATTGTCACTTAGTCATGAAGTTGGTGGAGATTTACCAAACATAGTTGGAAATGACTTAGCTCAAGAATACATAGAGTATACAGATTCAATTTATTTAAGCTTTGGAGCTGATACTAAAGTTGAAGGTTTAGGGAATAATGAAGCTATTAAGGAAATAAGAAGAAAAGCAATACAAGCAGGCTTAAAGCTAGTGGATTGCCCAATCAGACATTTAGGAACTGAAAAGGCTCAAGAAATATACCTTAAAATACAAAATCATTTATTAGAACACGGAATTGAAATTAAATTTGATACAAAGGTTAAAAATTTATTGATTGAGGACAGCAAAATAGCAGGAGTTTTAATTGCTGATTCTTCTAAAATTGAAAATGAAGAAGAAGTTTATGCAGAGAAAGTTGTTGCAGCTACTGGTAGAAAAGGTGCAGATTGGCTTAAGGATATGTGTATAAAACATAACATAGATCATTCTGCAGGGCCAGTAGATATTGGTGTTAGGGTAGAGCTTAGAAATGAAGTAATGGAAAGTGTGAATAATGTTCTTTATGAATCTAAGCTTATTGGATATCCTGCGCCATTTAAGAATAAGGTAAGAACTTTCTGTCAAAATCCAGGAGGATTTGTTAGTCAAGAAAATTATGATAATAATTTAGCTATAGTAAATGGTCACTCTTATAAAAATAAGAAATCAGAAAATACGAATTTAGCTATATTAAGCTCACACAGCTTTTCAAAACCTTTTAATCAACCAATTGAGTATGGTAAAAAGGTAGCTGAACTTGTTAATATGCTTGGAAATGGCAAGATATTAGTTCAAAGATATGGTGATATTTTGGATGGTAAAAGAACTTGGGAAAAAGAACTTTATCAATCAAATCTAAGGCATACTCTTGTAGATGCTGAAGCAGGAGATTTAACTTCAGCAATTCCATATAGAACAATGACAAACATATTGAATTTCATACAAGCTATGGATGTAGTCGTTCCAGGTTTTGCAAGTCCTGAAACTCTATTATATGGGCCTGAAATTAAATTTTATAGTAATAGAATAGTTTTAGATAAGAGTTTTGAAACAAATATAAAAGGCTTACATTGTCTTGGTGACTCAAGTGGCTGGACAAGAGGATTAATGATGGCTTCAGCAATGGGCGTTATGATGGGAAGAATGCTTTAA
- a CDS encoding sigma-70 family RNA polymerase sigma factor — MDFDYIETLVTRCRNNDEEAKEKLATEFKPLICNISKRTFIDGYNNLDLQQECYQSLFKSVSMYNLEKHRFVAYATNAIKNNMNDLIKKIKNRNSTEGNNALSLHDNFEKDIPSEEISTEASLCDLCDYEELRLALKSLNQDEIEFIDFIFYRNNTIKDYAYYKNLRYSTALFKKNSILKKILNSISMNYKNSKA; from the coding sequence ATGGATTTTGATTATATTGAAACTTTAGTTACTAGATGCAGAAATAATGATGAAGAAGCAAAAGAAAAACTAGCTACAGAATTTAAACCTTTGATCTGCAATATTTCAAAAAGAACTTTTATTGATGGATACAACAATCTAGACCTTCAACAAGAATGTTATCAATCGCTTTTCAAATCCGTTTCAATGTACAATTTAGAAAAGCATAGATTCGTTGCCTATGCTACCAATGCCATAAAAAATAATATGAATGATTTAATAAAAAAAATTAAAAATAGAAATTCTACTGAAGGTAATAATGCCTTAAGCCTACATGATAATTTTGAAAAAGATATTCCATCAGAAGAAATATCTACTGAAGCTTCTCTATGCGACCTCTGCGATTATGAAGAATTAAGACTTGCACTTAAAAGTTTAAATCAAGATGAAATAGAATTCATTGACTTTATATTCTATAGAAACAATACAATTAAAGATTACGCTTATTATAAAAATCTGCGTTACTCCACTGCCCTTTTTAAAAAGAACTCAATTTTAAAAAAGATATTAAATAGCATATCAATGAATTATAAAAATTCAAAAGCATAA
- a CDS encoding SMEK domain-containing protein, giving the protein MNTLKREEYINFIVNKLCQLKNEVELQNSINLYNINIIAEDFFRELLNIVYKYNLININSIQKNVSAIDLGDEKNRICIQVTSNNKRNKVQETIDKFLCNEFEKKYDRLIVLLLVNKTKFTKGFDTKNKISFDIKNDILEIKDILKTIRFLDFDRLKEVYIFIKEQFESIEYKKQMKYVDKIMENVDKRYISRYVIVSDKYQQVLMGFEKGVNIYDVFSISSHMLILSDAGSGKSIAAKMVSNYINSHFKESFAFYYRLNTYTGQKIEDLIPNAYKDVPYENMVMIFDGFDEIIKGSINKFVCNIEFFLRNNPQCKVLITTRTNFYNRKSECFSGTIERFTETSLCPLNDESINDYLKLIAVNTTFFWKEIQRNRFYDIVKSPFYLSIIIKLFEAEGRLPPRNSLIKEIIEKSLQVDENKYKNIGFVNDAKDKIYKLLKIIGLALGCIGKNFLTDGEYRKLITKDEERGLVQYCSLWYKTEKNEWCFEHNNFGEFLAAEYLSQCPLNEIQRLVTYENNPDRIKDTWVNTISFLLALYKKDGLFEWIVRSNKELIASLENKRISIKNRENLFKNIFQEYAAKKIWFTDNKNFAKFVESEEIVNYLCENIKNNGHFTIVGSALLILMNLDSLCGQNDRIEKLMIFVCLSNKYRNNEKYYALRLMGKYRLGNSLELKKIIEYNKENENSYLRAGYFNLCNEHNIVDENIEVFLCRYSEVNKGLRTTSQYKYEDTTLFDEQTEFYRGFSLIRQYNTLKRTEEFLLGTERCYRYDEIIKNLCKSMSNVIIIDKRVIDLAYNLFLFFVKHFYKDNLIILIENFDKVNIRKSIFLRYLKERKYRLHDGYYYITDDNCLECFIESYVDGDYDNSIALELINSISGTLIDYERLIKLYEEKTLTKLIKPIVMNWDKIKKDGTRIYFDSLFDKEKFKNLVFEFCGFFHKKLMSHDEIVKMDNNLLRERYDLQHIKRFMLFYLGEKDVFKPEIIEKNWNYIVLSQAHLLITSNNNEIEIIKSKELMLKTICYEFMGKANFRDAIKYYGTSQSTNNLCIYLWFYRDLFDWIYPDDTMLDMLEFDYYKQGKQLGIEYIINILPEVKVKNRILYNLHNRDIRGIIYENHMRYCINKNIDGVVNQAGKVLLNKEKLSTERIISAKYLTIYLKSSDFIKKYLIHLDGDLYWDVLNIAYIKYTDAISDYLILCMRNSADGKNCLYYAKYLIRLSRVEGLKFYYNWMKNNNSPFNEGVYHNNINKAISMIRANECVDTLIKIIELTYEKKFKDFNYDGVQTNAQKALVNIGASSWDNFVEINSKLEKLINDRSDLDDIGFCYYTIQEIEHEYYINIEKECSVEEIMDSIINLEKVIINNKQHSWL; this is encoded by the coding sequence ATGAATACATTGAAAAGAGAAGAGTACATCAATTTTATAGTTAATAAACTTTGCCAACTTAAAAATGAGGTTGAATTACAAAATAGTATAAATCTTTATAATATTAATATTATTGCTGAGGATTTTTTTAGAGAGCTTCTAAATATTGTATATAAATATAATTTGATCAATATAAATAGCATTCAAAAAAATGTAAGTGCTATAGATTTAGGTGATGAAAAAAATCGTATTTGTATTCAAGTAACTTCAAATAATAAAAGAAATAAGGTACAAGAAACTATAGATAAATTTCTATGTAATGAATTTGAAAAAAAATATGATAGATTAATAGTTTTACTATTAGTAAATAAAACTAAATTTACAAAAGGTTTTGATACAAAGAATAAAATATCTTTCGATATCAAAAATGATATCTTGGAAATAAAAGATATACTTAAAACAATAAGATTTTTAGATTTTGATAGACTTAAAGAAGTATATATTTTTATAAAAGAACAATTTGAATCTATAGAGTATAAAAAACAAATGAAATATGTTGATAAGATTATGGAAAATGTTGATAAAAGATATATTTCTAGATATGTTATTGTATCAGATAAATATCAACAGGTGTTAATGGGATTTGAGAAAGGGGTAAATATTTATGATGTCTTTAGTATAAGTAGTCATATGCTTATACTAAGTGATGCTGGAAGCGGAAAAAGTATAGCAGCAAAAATGGTATCTAATTATATTAACTCGCATTTTAAAGAATCTTTCGCTTTTTATTATAGATTAAATACTTATACTGGTCAAAAGATAGAAGATTTAATACCTAACGCATATAAAGATGTACCTTATGAAAATATGGTAATGATTTTTGATGGATTTGATGAAATTATAAAAGGTAGTATAAATAAATTTGTATGTAATATTGAGTTTTTTTTAAGAAATAATCCTCAATGTAAAGTATTAATTACTACGCGAACAAATTTTTATAATAGAAAATCAGAATGTTTTTCGGGCACGATAGAACGATTTACAGAAACATCATTATGTCCTCTTAACGATGAAAGTATTAATGATTACTTGAAATTAATAGCGGTGAACACTACTTTTTTTTGGAAAGAAATACAACGTAATAGGTTTTATGACATTGTAAAATCTCCTTTTTATTTAAGTATTATTATAAAATTATTTGAAGCAGAAGGTAGGCTGCCACCCAGAAATAGCTTAATAAAAGAAATAATAGAAAAAAGTCTTCAAGTTGATGAAAATAAATATAAAAATATAGGGTTCGTAAATGATGCAAAAGATAAAATATATAAACTATTGAAAATTATTGGACTAGCTTTAGGATGCATAGGAAAGAATTTTCTTACTGATGGAGAGTATCGAAAACTAATAACTAAGGATGAGGAAAGAGGACTAGTTCAATATTGTTCCCTATGGTATAAGACTGAAAAAAATGAGTGGTGTTTTGAACATAATAATTTTGGTGAGTTTTTAGCAGCAGAATATTTATCGCAGTGTCCACTTAACGAGATTCAACGATTGGTTACATATGAGAATAATCCTGATAGAATCAAAGATACTTGGGTAAATACTATATCATTTTTATTAGCGTTATATAAGAAGGATGGTCTTTTTGAATGGATTGTAAGATCGAATAAAGAATTAATAGCTAGTCTTGAGAATAAACGTATTTCAATTAAAAATAGAGAAAATCTATTCAAAAATATATTTCAAGAATATGCAGCTAAAAAAATTTGGTTTACTGATAATAAAAATTTTGCAAAGTTTGTTGAATCGGAAGAAATAGTAAATTATCTTTGTGAAAATATAAAAAATAATGGACATTTTACTATAGTAGGAAGTGCACTTCTTATTTTAATGAATCTTGATTCATTATGTGGGCAAAATGATAGGATAGAAAAACTTATGATATTTGTTTGTTTATCAAATAAATATAGAAATAATGAAAAATATTATGCTTTAAGGTTAATGGGAAAATATAGGCTGGGAAATAGTTTAGAGTTAAAAAAAATAATTGAGTATAATAAAGAAAATGAAAATTCTTATCTACGGGCAGGCTATTTTAATTTATGTAACGAGCATAACATTGTAGATGAAAATATAGAAGTTTTCTTATGTAGATATTCAGAAGTTAATAAAGGTTTACGTACAACTAGCCAATATAAGTATGAAGATACAACACTATTTGATGAACAAACGGAGTTTTATAGAGGATTTTCTCTTATAAGACAATATAATACTTTAAAAAGGACTGAGGAATTTCTATTAGGTACTGAGAGATGTTATAGATATGATGAAATTATTAAAAATCTATGTAAATCAATGAGTAATGTTATTATCATAGATAAAAGAGTAATTGATTTGGCATATAATCTTTTTTTATTCTTTGTTAAGCATTTTTATAAAGATAATCTCATAATTCTAATAGAAAATTTTGATAAAGTGAATATAAGAAAATCTATTTTTTTGCGTTACTTAAAAGAAAGAAAGTATAGACTGCATGATGGATATTACTATATAACTGATGATAACTGTTTAGAATGTTTTATAGAAAGTTATGTAGATGGAGATTACGATAATAGTATTGCTTTAGAATTAATTAATTCTATTTCTGGAACTTTAATTGATTATGAAAGATTAATAAAGCTGTATGAGGAAAAAACTTTAACTAAGTTAATTAAGCCAATTGTGATGAATTGGGACAAGATAAAAAAAGATGGAACTAGAATTTATTTTGACAGTTTATTTGATAAAGAGAAATTCAAGAATTTAGTTTTTGAATTTTGCGGATTTTTCCATAAAAAATTAATGTCACATGATGAAATTGTAAAAATGGATAATAATTTATTACGAGAAAGATATGATTTACAACATATAAAGCGATTTATGTTATTCTATTTGGGAGAAAAAGACGTTTTTAAACCTGAAATAATAGAAAAAAATTGGAATTATATAGTTTTAAGCCAAGCACATTTATTGATTACATCAAACAATAATGAAATAGAAATAATTAAATCTAAGGAACTTATGCTAAAAACTATTTGTTATGAATTTATGGGTAAAGCTAACTTTAGAGATGCAATAAAATATTATGGTACTAGTCAAAGCACTAATAATTTGTGTATATATTTATGGTTTTATAGGGATTTGTTTGATTGGATATATCCTGATGATACTATGTTAGATATGCTCGAATTTGATTATTATAAGCAAGGGAAACAACTTGGAATTGAATATATTATTAATATATTACCTGAAGTAAAGGTAAAAAATCGAATACTTTATAATTTGCATAATCGTGATATAAGGGGAATAATTTATGAAAACCATATGAGATATTGTATTAACAAAAATATTGATGGAGTAGTTAATCAAGCAGGTAAAGTTTTATTGAATAAAGAAAAATTATCTACTGAAAGGATAATTTCAGCAAAGTATCTTACCATTTATTTGAAATCAAGTGATTTTATAAAAAAATATTTAATTCATTTAGATGGAGATTTATACTGGGATGTACTTAATATAGCCTATATTAAGTATACTGATGCCATTTCAGATTATTTGATATTATGTATGAGAAACTCTGCGGACGGTAAAAACTGTCTTTATTATGCTAAATATCTAATTCGGTTAAGTAGAGTTGAAGGCTTGAAATTTTATTATAATTGGATGAAAAATAATAATTCACCATTTAATGAGGGAGTATATCATAACAATATTAATAAAGCTATTTCAATGATTAGAGCAAATGAATGTGTAGATACATTAATAAAAATTATAGAGCTAACTTATGAAAAGAAATTCAAGGATTTTAATTATGATGGTGTGCAAACTAATGCCCAAAAAGCATTAGTTAATATAGGAGCAAGTAGTTGGGATAATTTTGTAGAGATAAATTCAAAATTAGAAAAATTAATCAATGACAGATCGGATTTGGATGATATTGGATTTTGTTATTACACTATCCAAGAGATAGAACATGAATATTACATAAATATCGAAAAAGAGTGTAGTGTTGAAGAAATAATGGATAGTATTATTAACTTAGAAAAAGTAATAATTAATAATAAACAACATAGTTGGCTATAA
- a CDS encoding lysozyme inhibitor LprI family protein produces MIRKDEEMKKVSIIAIVISIGFSIFGCTINKQRDQETSSSLVSKQEDNLESTQETFEKENNNDKSLESKNQGVIANKTGRKDYYLEKLNDIQAKIDKDYNFKDTNTTYEMRNVSGAQYRMWDDELNEIYNELRKALPSAQMEKLKEEEIKWISQKESDAKNAADQVKGGTLEPVNYSLSLADSTKKRCYELVNNYFK; encoded by the coding sequence GTGATAAGAAAGGATGAAGAAATGAAAAAAGTATCTATTATAGCAATTGTTATATCCATTGGCTTCTCTATATTTGGATGTACTATAAATAAACAAAGGGATCAAGAAACTAGTAGTAGCTTAGTATCTAAACAAGAAGATAATTTGGAATCTACACAAGAAACATTTGAAAAAGAAAATAATAACGATAAGTCTTTAGAATCAAAAAATCAAGGTGTAATTGCTAATAAAACTGGGAGAAAAGATTATTATTTAGAGAAACTTAACGATATTCAGGCAAAAATAGATAAGGATTATAATTTTAAAGATACAAATACCACATATGAAATGAGAAATGTAAGTGGAGCTCAGTATAGAATGTGGGATGATGAATTAAATGAGATCTATAATGAATTGAGGAAAGCTTTACCTTCTGCACAAATGGAAAAGTTAAAGGAAGAAGAAATAAAATGGATTTCCCAAAAGGAAAGTGATGCAAAAAATGCAGCAGATCAAGTAAAAGGCGGAACTCTAGAACCAGTTAATTATTCTCTATCTTTAGCGGACTCAACCAAAAAGAGATGCTATGAATTAGTGAATAATTATTTTAAATAA
- a CDS encoding DUF2971 domain-containing protein: MAYKLEDWTKRIRNRSDMSGYVYHLTRGNDSLETIDVIIKILNDRKLNGSTTNSGFIVGSNKAVCFQDTTTYGLCQNTYHEQILRSNDKKLKVRYRPIGLAFEKTYVYEKGGRPVIYEKTEDAKKLLDKDEWWRIVNFDLSNRDQIIDWTHEREWRIKGDFEFDISKTIVVLVNNKTYKKFISKVDKNILQYIGGIIVLDPILT, from the coding sequence ATGGCTTATAAATTAGAGGATTGGACAAAAAGAATTCGAAATAGATCAGATATGAGCGGTTACGTATATCATTTAACTAGAGGAAATGATAGTTTGGAAACCATTGATGTCATTATCAAAATTCTAAATGATAGAAAATTAAATGGCAGTACTACAAACTCAGGTTTTATTGTTGGATCCAATAAAGCTGTATGCTTTCAAGATACTACTACGTATGGATTATGTCAAAATACTTATCATGAACAAATATTACGGAGTAATGATAAGAAGCTTAAAGTTAGATATAGGCCTATAGGATTAGCTTTTGAAAAAACATATGTTTACGAAAAAGGTGGACGACCAGTGATTTATGAAAAAACTGAGGATGCAAAAAAATTGCTTGATAAAGATGAGTGGTGGAGAATTGTTAATTTTGATTTAAGTAATCGCGACCAAATAATTGACTGGACACATGAAAGAGAATGGAGAATAAAAGGTGATTTTGAATTTGATATAAGCAAGACAATTGTAGTACTAGTAAATAACAAAACGTATAAGAAGTTTATTTCAAAAGTTGACAAAAATATTTTACAATATATAGGAGGGATTATCGTTCTAGATCCTATATTAACATAA
- a CDS encoding YvrJ family protein, producing MEVNELMNLIVNNGFAIAVAAYLLIRLEKQIINLSNSINKLNTIISTKLGVVIENDDSNKVA from the coding sequence ATGGAAGTAAATGAATTAATGAATTTGATAGTAAATAATGGTTTTGCCATAGCAGTTGCAGCATATTTGCTAATTCGCTTGGAAAAACAAATTATTAATCTATCCAATTCAATCAACAAATTAAACACCATAATTTCAACCAAACTTGGAGTTGTTATTGAAAATGATGATTCTAATAAAGTGGCATGA
- a CDS encoding pyridoxamine 5'-phosphate oxidase family protein, translated as MINEKLLEVMSNEGVVSIVSWNNEEAHVVNTWNSYLTVVGSDRVLIPAAGMRRTQKNVEINDKVKITLGSKEVMGHRNMGTGFLIEGTAKFVEAGTEFEMMKDKFPFLSRVLEITVISAKQTL; from the coding sequence ATGATAAATGAAAAATTACTTGAGGTAATGTCAAATGAAGGTGTGGTATCTATAGTATCTTGGAATAATGAAGAAGCGCATGTAGTTAATACATGGAATTCATATCTTACGGTGGTAGGAAGTGATAGAGTTTTAATACCAGCAGCAGGAATGAGAAGAACACAAAAAAATGTTGAAATAAACGACAAAGTTAAAATTACTTTAGGAAGTAAAGAAGTCATGGGACATAGAAATATGGGAACAGGATTTTTAATTGAAGGAACTGCAAAATTTGTTGAAGCAGGAACAGAATTTGAAATGATGAAAGATAAATTTCCTTTTTTAAGCAGAGTATTAGAAATAACAGTTATATCAGCAAAACAAACATTATAA